The DNA region TCATCTCCTGCTCACCGGCGCTACAATCGGCAGACAAGTGAGAATTCAGTGTTTTTCCCAGCAGATGAAAAGGGGCACATCAGACATTTGCAAGAAATGCACACAAGAGGGAGACATTCTACCTCCAGCTTCAAGAAGAAACATGAAGGACCTGACAGAAGTAATAGACTTCATTGCAGCAGAGATTTAGGACCTATAACAGAAACCTCTAGGAATGACGCACAGTTTAGCGACAGCGACAGCTCATCCAAGACAAACAAGTCGGTTCCCAAGGTTATCGTTTCTGAAGCTGAGGAGAAGGCACCTGATATGCTGGGCAAACCAAATCTGCAAACCGACTGCACTACAAGTGTGCCAGAAAAAGACAAGCTGCAAGGGAATCTAACTGAGACAGATGTGACTCTTCTGGATCTTCCACTTGTCCCTCCAGAAATGTCTACATATCGCCCTAACTCTGAGACACATCAGTCACTTCCTAGTGTGATAGGGGAGCCCAAACATGAAACGCACAGTAGTAGTATAGCAGGTTTCATAACAGATCATGAGAGAAGCCCTCAGCGATGGAGTTTACCAAGTTTCCACAGTCATAGTACAATGTTAAATGCCAACTCTGCACCTCCTTTAGCAGATTCTGGGACAACGTCCCAACAAAGGACCTTAAGTGATGGAAAAGAtgttgctactgctgctgctccagATACATTGGAAATGCATCACTTATTGGAACACCTGGATACTAAAGAAACAGCTATAGTAGAATTTTCTAATGAGAAAAGTGAAAGAAACCTTTGACTGTGCTTCCTCTGAGTCTGGCTGAACTTCCTGTCTTTTCTTGAAAGTGGTTCTCGCACAGAGAGAAAATACAGAATGGCAGACAATGCTCAGACAAGTCCTGAGCAAATCCAACAGAGGATTTGGGCACCTGAATATGAAGCATTACGGTGACTTGCTTTAAGGCACCTGGTTGCTGGCTTGAAATCTCTGACCCTGTGGGGAGCACTTTTATGGGGAGAACTGGGAGCCTCAGGAGTGGATGCAAACCAGCCAGCACGTGCAGCAGTGAGCTGCGTAGGCTTACCTATAGGAAACAGGGGGGTTATCAAAAAAGCAGAGGTGGCTCTATGCACTTTGGATTCAGCCGGAACACAGGCACCACCGGCCATTCCGTCAGACTAAGGTTCATAACATTCTTTTATAGGATCCACCAACACTTTTGGTTTCTAGTCAAGTGGCTAGAGGGGAGGTGTGGACTCAATTCCCTCCTCAGCCTGGAGAGATTTAGCATCCTCATCCCTCACCATCCCAGGGAACACCCTGAAAATCAGGCTCCTCACTCGTGTGAGGTGAGAGTCTGCTCCACGCCTGCTGAAGCTATGCCACtacacagtgaaaacaaacaaacaaaaaataaggaTTAAATATTTAGCTTCACTAGGAAAAATGGAGGACACAAAACTGCTGATGACCTGGGCACAGGAGCCAGCGTAAGGTCCCTGCTCCTTGGAGTGTGTATGTGGTTTACCCCATGGCTGTTTACAGTAAATTGGCATTCCCATGTGGCCTCCCTGGTGATGATGGTGCCATGGCGCTCTCCCAAGAGGTGGGAGAAGTGAGGAGAACCTGAGCCAAGGGCTCTGCTCTCGTGGGTGGGTGTTACACCAGGGCTTTTCAGCTGGCAGCCCACAGGCTACAGTCATCCCACAGGGGACAGCCAAATGGGCTGCTGACTGCTAACAGAAATTGCTCTCCACTTCCTTCCCTCACTCCCTGTTCCCACACTGTCCAGACATCCCACACACATTAATGCAAACCTGAGACAGCAGTAGGTGGCTCCCGCTGCTCCTAGGGTGCCAAGCCACCTCCCAGTAGCAGCTGACCTTTCAGCTGCCACTCCTGCAAGAAGTCCCAAAGCAGACCCCAAAAGCAGCAGTGGCTCTTTGTTTTTAGCTCTCCCCTACGTATACATGCACACAGTCAAGAGAGACATGCCACCACTCCCCCATGAGTGAGTATCCAGCTGGACACTCTCCCTCTGGGCAGGCAATGGTGTCTGCAGTCATGGGGACAGGGACCAGCCAACGTGGGCTGCAGCTTGCACACATGAGGCAGGATAGCTCAGGGcggggaggagcagggagagagggagatgtAGAAAATGATGGTGGCTGCAACAGCTGGCAAGAGTTGTGTAGATTGCACAGGCAGCAGCTCTacacagctctcctgcacagATGACTGCACTTCAGACAACAAACCTCTGCCAGAGCAACTGGTAGCACCAGTGGCTACCTGGAGTTTTCCAGACACTCCTGAAGCTGAGAAGGGACTAAGGACCTGCCTGCTCCTGTGCCTCTTGCCAGCAGCTTAGGTGAGGAGGCCTTGAAGTAGGCTATCATATAAAGCAGCACTCTCTCTCATCTGGGTAGGCTTTGAAAAAAAGCAACTAGCCTCCCCACTTCCACCTCTTCCTGCTTTGTTTCCATCTGGGAACCTGCTCCTGTTGGTGTGCATTAGGCATGGTGTAAGCAGTGCCACCATGTCAAATCCTTTAAGGATGCTAgacaaaagaagacaaaagaacTTATATTTCTGGATCCTCATTGGTTCAGGGAGCAGAGGACACTTAGCCCAGGGAAGAGCTGTTCAAACTCATATTTAGAGAGTTTTCGGTACATGGAGAAGCCAAACGCAGGTTACCCAGGCACCTAGGAATGTGGTACTCCATACAGTGAGATGAGATGACTCCAGTGTCAGACAACAGCTGAGTAGCGAGGTTTAAATCAAAGCTTTGACATAAGGTGTTTTGAGGCAAGCTGACCCTTGCCATATTGGAACAAGTCCTCAGGCTATTCAAGTTGCTATGTTCAAGTGTCCCAATACAATAAGGACCCGGACAAAGCAGTATTACAATTAAATAAATAGCATCATTTTCTGGATGGCCCTTACTAGGCAATAACCAACTTATGGCAGCATTCTCCAGCTTTTCAGTCTTCAGAGCCCTGGACTGCTGATTCTCCCTGGGGAAGGGGACTCTCTTGCCCTATGACAGTGCTGGAAACACATAGTTTATCATAGTACATcagcagaaaaaatatattttttcctccaacgttctttatttattcttttatctGGAGCCACACTTTCCagttcaattttttttcaatgtaatTACATCTGTGACAGTCAAGGAACTCTATTTACCAACATACTCAACTTTAAAAAGTGTTaagttttaagtttaaaaatgaTACATTTTAAGGACACTCAGACAGCTCCAGGCAAACAGCTAAATCCAAAGTTAGGGTGAGTGAGTGCTTCTGTCTGTGGGAGCCTGAAGCACTCCTTTATAGGCTTCATCAAAGACAGGAGAGCAACACAGGCTTTGGCTGGTATTTGACCATACTCTTCCCAGCCATGTATGTACATGAAGGGTTTTCAGTAGCTGTGGAGAAAACCTGGCTTCTTATCTAGCTGAGAGGCTTTTCTCTCCATACAGTACGAAAGCTTGAGGCAATGTCCTTCTCTGTGTAAGAGGATTTAAGCCAGAAATTAGAGGTAACTGTAATTAGAGATGCCCACTCTCCCATTAGTCTAAGACCCTGATGAATCTGCACCGTAGGTCCAGTCCCACCACACGTCCTCAGCCTCCTCCTTCCACCCTACTTCCACCAGGGCGTTAGGTATTGGAGAAAAGTCTCGTCCTCCCCATCCCAGAcatcaatttatttttttgttgaCGGCACTGCTAAGCTAAAAGAAGTCTTCCTGCCTTTCTTATCTCTCAGCTGCGCTCACCTTCCATCATCTTTTTCTCTGCCTGGCTGCTCTCTAGGATGCATGATGATGCTTTCCAACAGGCTGTTACGCATCCCCTGAGCAATGATTTTGCTGCTTGACCCTGCCTCTCCCTCTCACTCTGCTAGCACTCCCTGGACCAGCGACCGTGTTCGGTCTTATGTGGAGGCTAAGAGTGTCCACACAGTAGCTATTGGGTAGATAAGCTTCAGTTAAGTCCCACTGAGGTTTCTATTACATGTAGACATATGCTAAATTAGCAACAACAGCTCCAAAGTCCCACAGTGTCTTCTGCAATACAGAAATAGCATTCACATGTAGTAGGCTAGTTCCAGGTTAGGTATAATATTCTAGTCATTGCTTGTGAAGAAACTAATGCTGGGAtagagttatcagaaaaatttccTCTCCTCAGTTAGTCTGTTATCTCATTTTTGCAAATGTCTGTGGGCTCTGATTTGTATGAAATTAGCTTTTGGGATTATATGCTCTCTTAGGCACTTCTCTCAGTAAACTGTTTGCCTTAGCATGGTAAATGGACTATTTTAGCAAGCTCAACAATTTACAATTCATGTTCACTGGTATAAACAATGTAGAATTATTGCATGAATAAAGGCATTTTGAAAAACACGGTTGTCTTGACTTTACTGAACTGTCAAGAAACACATCTGGCAAAGGTTTGACCTACCATGCAACTCAACTTGATGTGTAAAAGGAGCAGAGAGACAGACCTACAGAAGTTGGCAAAGCTCATAAAGACTGAGGAGAGAATAGGGTTAGGATAGATGAATATGTCAGAGCAACAGCTTGCTACCATCAAATGGTGTTAATCTTGAACAGGATGGGATATATCAGAATAAAGAGAGGGCCAGTCCTTGCACTCTATGCCTAACTTTCCACATATTTCTAGGACATGTTCCCACTCCACGCTAGAATTTGTGAAGCTGAGATGACAGTGTTCAAGCTGCATGGACACATCCCACCACCTTTAAAACCCTCAGTCACAAGTAACACACCACTAAGTCTGACTGCAATTTCCTATTCAAGGAGTACACATGTATTTTGGAAATAATGGAAATGTTAAGTCAGCTACATGATAGAGAAAGCAAAAATATCCAGCTGCTGTTAAATTAATGATATAGCTTTATAGATGTTTGTTTGTCTTGACTTAGGATTAAACAAATGAAGTTTTCTAGACAAACAGGTTTACTTATGGTCACTGTATTCCTTAAgaatgggatggacaaggagagGACAAAGCAAGACAGTCCTGAAATAAATCATAACTGTGTATAGTTTAATCTTTTCTGCAAAAAGAGACAAATGGcaactgagctgctgctgctagaGGTTGGTAGCCTTGACACCAAATGTGTGACACAATGTAGTTGCAAATATAGAGCCGTGAAAACATGcatcagagagagaaaatatttcatacTGGAAGGCAAGATCAATATTTCAGAGATATCTACACACAGACCTTCTCGCTTCATTAGTACTTGCTAAGTCTTACAACTGCAGCCTTAAAATCTAAGAGGCAGTGATTGTAACTCTGCCAAGGCAGGTAATGGGTGTCATATTAGTTGTGTGTTAAGCACGTTGAgacacacagcagcagcaaatcCCCCAAGAGCGCAGGGCTGGGCAGCCGCCTGGGCAGGGGCAGCTTTGCCCTTCAGCCTCTCTGCCCTGCGCCGCAGCTGCATTTCAAAACCCCtgaagcagcacctctctttctGCCTACACGGCTTTCCTCTGCATGGATATTTTTTGGCGTTAGGGAGAGAAAAGCAGCCCAAGTATGTCCCATTTCTCCCCTCCATATCCTAGAGCAAACAAGgatttttaattgctgttttactttctcccctcttcctctccaGCCTTGGTTGTGGGAGAAGCCACAAATGAAGCTCTCACGGCATAGGACCCACTGCAAGAAAATTTAAACTGAAATTGAAACAGCATTAAGTCAAAAGGAGATTTTCCTTGATTAAGTTTATTCATGTGTACATGAACATTATCAGTTTtaacaagcaaaacaaacattCAAATGGGCATTATTTAGGTGAGTCGTCTTTTACTGTATCACTTACGGAGACAACGCAGCTACCTGTGGCCGTTTCATACCTCTGTCAGAGCTGAAGCTGCTGCTGAGGAAGGGACAGCGCAGGCTCAGTGCTGGTGCTTTGGCCTTGTAACTCGTCTGAAATGAGGGGGTGCTGCCATGCGATTTCCAAACTGCTCCCTTTACAGTGACTGTGCTCTGACGTTTGTCATGCAAACAGACGCTGCTCCCAGCCACCAGAACAGGCCGAAGGGCAGAGGTGTCAGGGAGTAAAGGCAGCATCTGACTAAAGACCTAGACGCTAGACACCAAGACACAAGAGAGGGAAAGTGTCAAGCGAGATTGAACCCCTGGGAAAAGGCAGGTTGGAGGTGACATAAGGAGCAGGGAACTGCATGCAGGGAATGGCAGGGGAAAGGGTCACATTCCCGCAGGGCTTGGTCCAGCTCCTCTTTAGATAAACCAGTTGGAGCAAGCCCATAAAGAGAATTTACATGGCACTAAGGAGACAAGGTTGGACAAAATCCCGAAGAATAAGTTATAACATGGAAAACAGTCAGGAAAAGGAAGTCAGCAGGAAATGAGATGGAAGCTGacaagcaagaaggaaaaaaagatcctTGGAGCAGATCAGACTAGGGTTAGTTTCACCCATTTATAACTGCTGTCACATCACCCTTGTGCTGCTTAGCATTTTTAGCCTTCTTTTGCAAATCTGAGTGGTGAGCTGTTTTCACTCCATCTAGAGAGCTGTGGCATTTACCAGttattcagaaaaaatgtttctcAGCTGTAAACGGATAGAGGTTGAGCCAAACTATAAAATTTGGACCAAGGATCACCCCAAGCCTTTAAAACCTGGGGGGGCTGTATTCAGGTCCAGGGTTTCAGTCAAAGCCCTTCTTCCTACATGTGTTGAAGATCACTACAGAAACACTCTGGTTAAGGCAGAAAAAATGCTGTTGGGACTCAGTGGTAATCCTTCCGATGAGCAGCTTTTGCAAATCCCACTCTGTCATTCCCACGGtcaaaaatgcagtaaaatgcaGACATAAAGACATCTCCTAAAATCCAGAGCGGGCCGGTGCGAGTGGTGATATCCAGCGACTGGAAGCCGCTCATGCAGAAGGTTTGGTCTTCGACAGACTCCTGCAAGGGAAAGCACAGTTCCTTGTCATGGCCCGTAGCTCACTCGCTCGCTGCGGCAGTGGAGCGCTGCCAGGCCACCCATACGCACCTTTACCACGTAGTGCTCTGCCGTCAGTTTGTATTCATGGTGTCCAATAGTGAAGCTGATGAGAGGCAAGCTGGACAGTCTCCTGCAGTCCACGAGAAACTGTGTGCAATGCATTGATCGATACAtggttggtttgcttttttgtaaaAACACTGTCCTTTAAGCTCAAGAATTTTGCTGCAGCTGAATTTACTACCAAAACCAGTATGAGGCTGACTtacagcccagccctgccctcccaCTTTCTGGTTCCCGCGCTGGGTCAAACCACGCTACCAGCCCACACCCCTGGCACCAGAGACCCTGAGGAGCAGGGCTGACGAAAACCCTCGCGAGCCCCAAAACGGGCAAGGAGAGGGGCACGCTGACCCGGCACAGCTCCGAAGCAAAGCCAAGCTCATGAGCGCCCTGGAGCCCCCTGCGAAGGAGATATGAGTAAGCTCTGCCGAACAAAACTGCCCTGATGCTCGGGCTCAGGCTCGGCCCGGGGAGCTGCCTTCAGCCCGCACAGGCAGCGCCTCGCAGCTGCggctctgcccctctgctcagcaacattgtatttttagaaaaaggGGCTCACGCAGAAAGCTTGTGAGCAATACCGAATTTTATACTTTACTCTGCCCTAGAGTGGAACTGGAAGAGCAGAACAAGGCCATTAATCTCTATAAATATTGCATTCACTTACAGCAATACACAGGATCATTTCCTGGCCTCTCTATTTATTTCATGAAACAACTGGGATGTTAAATGGCACTGCAGAATGCTCCAAGCCCCAGAGGGATCTTTGCCATAAACTGTAGTGTTTAAAGTCATTGTTTTAGAGGCTTCCCGTAAGGAAGAGCCCTCTTTTTTGCTGTTAAATCTGCTTTTTGAAAACATAGTCTGAAATATTCTGTACGCCTATCAGGTGTCATACCATTAGAGCAACAAAATAAACCAGGGGATACAGAGTAAAAAAGCCACTAAAATGCAAGTGGAGAATATGAGAAGCTAGACATAATTTCATTTACATAGTTAGTATGTCTAGGACAAATGAATTCTTGCTGGAAAGAGGTAGAAGTTCTGGTAAAATCACTGATGAATGCGCATACTTACACCAGGATACAGCTGAGCCAATATACTTAGCCTGTCTGTGGTTGGTACaaaaacagtgaggatttttttttttccccagaaactgAGATGCTCGCTGAGTACTATTTGTTCAGCATTGTCTAAACATATACTCCAATGACCTGTTTCATTTGCATTAATATAGCTACATTTGTAACACAGTTTATCTATGTCCCTTTGAGAGTATCATTACAATACAGGCTTGATATCAAAACATATTGTTTGAGATGTATCTGAACATTAGggcaaaagcaaaatttaagATTTAATTGCAAAAGAAGTCGGAAGTCTTGTGGGTTACACAGGCGCAGCTCCAGGTCTTCCTCTACAAAAGGAGGCAGATTTAAGACTGCGCTTTCTCTCTGATCTTTGCCCAGTGCCACCTGAAAATGCCACCTcttaattttcttcaaaatgcagttttgcagGAGGATCAAGGCAAATGCAAGGTTAACAGTGACTGTGTGCAGTAGCCTTACCTGGGGCCCTGGAGCTGTGGCAATGCAGTAATTAACGGCGCAAGTCAGCCAAAGGCCAGCAATAACTCACAGGGAAAAGCAAGCTGCGCTCTGCCTCGGGACGGGCAGGCTTTAGCCATCTCAGGTTTCTTATCCCGGGAATAACACACAGGAGAGACAGCAAGGGGTCTGGCCCTCGCACCCATGCCTTACCCAGCCATGAGCAGGCTTTCGGGGCAGCGTGGCTGGGGGTCCTCCTGGGAGCCTGGGGTGAGACCTCCTACCCTGCAGCCagcaggcaggaaggggcccaTCATGCCTATCACTGCAGGGCTGAATTTAAGATACTTTTCCACTTCCTGATGCTGACAGGCTCAGGGAAGCTGGCAGCTACAGCCAGGCACTTGAAAAGGCAACCCTAACCCTGATATACAGTAATGGAGCGATTCCTTAAACAGATGGTCCCGTCATTTCCTTCCACACCATGACTGAAGAGCGCTGAAGAGGACATGGACATCTGGgaggcggcagcccggctctgcgTTCAGTGCTTTCTCTGAGACTTTTCCTGAGCTCTTATTTTGGttattctttccctttccccagcCGGTAAGCTCCATGCCCCAAAGAGTTTCCCTTCCGCCCTGGCTGTTTGCTGGCCGTGTGGCTTTTACCTCTCCCGTCTGCGACGGAGTTGCCCCAATATACTCCTGTAACCGCCTGATTTGTGAAGAGGGGCCAGTGATAAGAGAAGTGCCCGAATCGACGATGGCTTCACAACCGTGGGAGCAAAATGCCACCTGGCCCTGGATCTTTATactgcaagtgaaaaaaaaaaaaaccccacccttaaGCAAACAGTACATACGCTGTGACAGGAACAACGCATTACTGCTAGCTAGAGCACCCTGTCAGGCTTTCCCAATTTCGAAAGACAAGGACGTCTTTAAAAGACatgaaagttttaaaagaaagcagcatTAGGAAGAGTTCTCCTTTATGGACCCACTTTTCTGTCTTAGGACTCCTGTAGCGCTGATCATTTGCTGTCTGCTGATGAGCTTGTCCTCACCCACAAGGTGAGACCCGCAAGATGTGTCCTCATCCTTGTACATAAGAGGAATAGGAGCAGATGGCCACTGACTGCTTTGACCAGTATTAAAAAGAGGgattgcagcagcagctggagctggatTTGGTTCTTTGGTGCCTTAACCCCTTATCTGAATAATCCCCCAAGAATCAACTTGACCATTGGTGGGTCATATTAAAATGCCCTACAGAAAGGACTTCTCAGTCCCATCACAGGAAGCCCCCTGTTTGGGAGGAGCAAAGGCAAAACACTGCACCGAGGCCTTCTGAAAGCGCTTTGCAAGGCTTTTCTTTCTCCACAGGCTTTACGGGGAGAGGTGAATTTTGCCGGGCATTGCATGCACACATACTTGTTAAGATGTATTTGCCAGTAGCTTTTCTCGGTGACTGGGACCCAGTGAATGGAGCCTTTGTAGCGGGAATGGTCTATGCCCCCCAGGATTAACTCACCACCATTCTCGGTGTCTTCTCCTCTAAAAACAGAACACAGGTTAACAGAGACGTAAGAGTAGGTCAACATATACCGATGAGATtacactttaaaaagcaaaagatgaACCATGGCCCTTTCCAAATTCATATATGGATGGCTGAAATGGATTATTTTTAAGTTATAACTGAATAAGTCCCAACTCAGAGCATCCATACAACCCCTGAGAAAACTTACCGTAGGTTGCTGAGGACTAAAGATAGACACTGAGAGCGGGCTGAGCCAGCTGCTGGTCTCACCTCAGAATAAACGCTAGATAAAACTGTGGAATTACAGCTAGGTTTAGACTAGGAAACAaaaatttctcttctgaaatgtgGCCACTTGGGTGTAGCAATGCATTTCTGTTCTTCTCCACTCGCCTGAAGAAAATCACTGGCAACTCAAAACACTCTAAGTCTGAGCTgggggcttttgtttttttttatgatgaGCTCTAACAAGAACAGCTATTTGTTCAAAAAAATTCATGGGTCCCCccaacacattttttcttttcgctccatttttttcagtggcaaggtgaaaaaatgaagaaaatgagaaagaatcCACCAGCCtccaaaatcaaattattttttacCAATTTCTGACAGAGATAGTAGTTTTAAGGGAGgagcctctttttctttttttttccttgaatgtttatttttaaatatatagccCAACCATTctggatatataaatatataatataaatctggatttatataaatataaactatataaatatatatattgtataaTATATAGTATATGTGATATATAGTATAGTATATATAGCATGTGTAGCATGTATGATATATCTATATCAATATATAGACAATAtaaactatataaatatatatatataaacttataATATAAACTTTATAAAtctggactttttttcttttttagttcttTGTGTTAATTACATATAATATAGCAGAGGGAGAGAGCTaaaacaaaacttattttaaagaCCTAGATTTGGAAGCATTTTCAGACACAAGACTTTAGCTGCTTTGCTTCCTCACTGATCTCTCTTTCTAGACACGCTCCGGAAAATTACTTTCCGGAGTTGAAGATATATACAGATGCAGAGCTGTTGCTATCTGCATTAAGAtgtatttgcttcttttttgaCACCACCACTTTTAAGATCGACCTTTTCAGATAGAAGGAGAAGACGGGCTGCTCCACCAGCTGCTGATTCATGATGCTGTCAAACACGGGCAGAGCGTTGCCCACTGCGAGGGAGGGGTATCCCAAACCCAGCACCCCGTCGAAGTGGGCCAGGGCAAATGTCACTCCTGGCTCAAACACGGACTCGCCAAAGTCCTGCTCCTTGATGGAAATGTTACTGATCtgttcagcacaaaaaaaaaaaagaacaaacaaaagtaaATTCAGTATCAATTAGAAGAAATCAGCCGTGTTTCAGATTCATGTCGACTCATTCAGTTTATTAAATGTACTGGAAAGAGCCTGAAGGTCCTAGCGTGACTTGCACACGCAGCTTGTGCCCAGCTGGTGAGAAGCTCTGCGCCTTCCTTTTAACACCTTAATTCTGGGGCTGCTTGTCCATAAACCCAGGCCAGGAGGAAATGCAAAATGAAGTCTTAGGGGTTCATCCTGCCTGGGGAGCACAAGGCAAAAGCAGCACCCGCTCCGGCGTGGCATGTCCTGAAGGGCACCTACGGCTCACACCAGTGCCAGGAGGCAGCCCGACATCTCCCAGCAGAGGTGGCGCCTACCCCCACCCCTGGACACCCCTGGGCACCCCTGTTGGGGGCACCTCACCTCTGCCCCCGTGGTCTCGGACGTGGCCTGTGGGTGAGCCCTGCCTCCCGGAGGGCCTGGGGCGCCTGGGCTCTGCATTAATGAAGTCTGGGACATTTCTTCTGCATTATCTTTCACAAGTGCCTTTTCTACAGCTGAAAACGCAAGTTGTACTCAGACTGCACATTGCCCCATTGCAGCATAAAGCCAGTATCTGATCTGCCTTGAAAGCTGTTGGCCTGGATGCTGACACCCATTTTAGGCAGACACTCACCTGCAGCGTGTCTTTGCCCGCAATGCCCAGAAGCTGGCCCGTGCCATACTGCAAGGAAAAGGCTTCCCCTCTGTGCTCGTACGAATCCGACAGAAAGGACTTGAATCTCTGGTGCACCCCTACACAAATCAAAGCAAATGACACCTGCGCACGGAGGCACGGTCCTGGGAAACGCACCCCGCTCCCCGCCACAGGCCTGGCCAAAGCGCAGGTAAAGCACATTTTGCCTCTCTTACAAATAACGCGTCAATGGAGGCTGCCCATCAGCCCATAGGCACCGGGGGTTTTCTGTTCTCAGAATACCTCGGGGTTATTTTTAGTTGTAAATGTAAacaagaaatcaaaacaaaacaaaggaaaaaatcaacATTTCCACAGCTATTTGTAGCTGTTCCTGGtttcttttcctgcctttctCATCAGCCACCTCCGGATGCACCTTCGGCAGCTGCAGCTGGTGCCTCTCCCGACGGCGGGGAGGCACGAGGGAACGGGACCGGCAGCGTGAGAGCTGGCATGTAGGGGGCTCTGAAtcctcccctcccacctcctGACAATTTCACAGAGCAACATCTGGCCTTTTCCTGGACCTGAGGAGCGGTCTTGCTCACGTGGCCTCATCAGAAAGAGGAGGAAACCCCCGTTAGACCTGTGCCTACATGAAGATTTAGGCTATGGCCTTCTCAGAGGGGTACACCAAATTACGGCGTGCCCGTGTTGGAGTCCCTGATTGCAAATATTTTACAGgggaaactgcagccatctggcTGCAATACGTCAGTCCAGGATTTCACATCTTCATGGTCCAGGAGGAAGGTGCAAAAGACCCGGGAGCGCGACGGGGCCTCGGGGTCGGGGCACAGGGGCCGAGACGTGCAGCGATGCGAGTGTCGGGCGAACCCCGATGGCAGGGGCTCCCCCCGGGGCACAATACCATTCCTTGCAAAGTACCTCCGCCGCCGGAAGCTCCTTCGGGAAGGAGAAAGGGCCACCTTACCCCCGGCACGGACAGCACAAGGGACCGTAACATTTCTTACTGCACGCTTCGCTGATGCAATAAGCTGAGGGGACCCAAAAGTTGGACGATCCGGTGTCAAACACCACGGTGAACTTCTGAGGCGGCGTGCCAACGCTCACAACCCCATAGTACTGAGCCTGGGGGAGGGAAAATCCGGTCGGGTTAGTGCTACCTCAGGGCAAGTTTCTCCTGAGAAAAAGACAAGACTTTGAGGTGCAGTACAACGCCTTCTCAAGGTTTTCAGTGCAATTTGGTTTAAAACGCAGATGAAACCCATCTCTACTGGGCAAGGAATTATTGCTGGCTGCATGGGTGACTGCTGACAGCAGATTTCAC from Apteryx mantelli isolate bAptMan1 chromosome 1, bAptMan1.hap1, whole genome shotgun sequence includes:
- the LOC106488475 gene encoding cathepsin E-A-like, which codes for MRVILLAVVCISLTLALERIPLVRFKSIKKQLKEKGELEEFWRNHHPDIFARRYLHCFPADIALSVGTASERLYDYMNAQYYGVVSVGTPPQKFTVVFDTGSSNFWVPSAYCISEACRVHQRFKSFLSDSYEHRGEAFSLQYGTGQLLGIAGKDTLQISNISIKEQDFGESVFEPGVTFALAHFDGVLGLGYPSLAVGNALPVFDSIMNQQLVEQPVFSFYLKRGEDTENGGELILGGIDHSRYKGSIHWVPVTEKSYWQIHLNNIKIQGQVAFCSHGCEAIVDSGTSLITGPSSQIRRLQEYIGATPSQTGEFLVDCRRLSSLPLISFTIGHHEYKLTAEHYVVKESVEDQTFCMSGFQSLDITTRTGPLWILGDVFMSAFYCIFDRGNDRVGFAKAAHRKDYH